One genomic segment of Cottoperca gobio chromosome 21, fCotGob3.1, whole genome shotgun sequence includes these proteins:
- the egfl6 gene encoding epidermal growth factor-like protein 6, translating into MQPFTLVGALFLLLHISSGSAEAHRHYRQVLTGNQPGVCRYGRRLECCYGWKKNSKGQCEAQCDHGCKHGECVGPNKCKCFPGYTGKTCNQDLNECGLKPRPCEHRCMNTYGSYKCYCLNGYTVMPDGSCANSRTCSIAHCQYGCEEVLGEIRCLCPSAGLQLGQDGRTCVDIDECVTGRNLCPYNRQCVNTFGSYFCKCQDGYDLKYVDGKYDCVDLDECAAGTHKCSHHAVCVNTQGYYKCRCKSGFRGNGFECSVKPFYQRSWDGDKGSADDFLNAIPDSQVRPGILGGTLDKEDIKNLIPEPVATAPSRIRQQPFDYDEEDYVGPLTEQRQVDEFPVEEEEKEEEEDEDNQLNPRGDVFISEDFESLFGPATEVKELSIAPVQEEFIMDCNFDQGACEWVQDKDDDMDWSVAYHKGTEYYMAMSGLLGEPEDIAKLKLLLSDRAQQGSFCLTFDYRVVGQNVGTLKVLLDNNAYPVWEQSRSRDQGWQTELLTVAWKEEAPESIVFEAQHGKDVGGEIGLENVVLTSGPCQEDVSPFV; encoded by the exons ATGCAGCCGTTCACCTTGGTTGGTGCTCTTTTCCTTCTGCTTCACATCTCCTCTGGTAGTGCAGAAGCCCATAG GCACTACAGACAAGTCCTTACTGGAAACCAACCAGGTGTGTGTCGCTATGGCAGGAGGCTGGAGTGTTGCTACGGCTGGAAGAAAAACAGTAAAGGACAGTGTGAGG CTCAATGTGACCACGGCTGCAAGCACGGAGAATGTGTTGGCCCCAACAAATGCAAGTGTTTCCCAGGATACACCGGCAAGACGTGTAATCAAG ATCTGAATGAGTGTGGCCTGAAACCTCGTCCCTGTGAGCATCGCTGCATGAACACCTACGGAAGTTACAAGTGCTACTGTCTCAATGGTTACACCGTAATGCCTGATGGATCTTGTGCAA aCTCCAGAACATGCTCTATTGCTCACTGTCAATACGGTTGTGAGGAAGTTCTCGGGGAGATTCGCTGCCTTTGCCCATCTGCGGGGCTGCAGCTGGGGCAAGATGGGAGGACTTGTGTAG aTATTGATGAATGTGTAACTGGGAGGAACCTCTGCCCATACAACAGACAATGTGTGAACACTTTTGGAAGCTACTTCTGCAAGTGCCAGGATGGCTACGACCTGAAATATGTTGACGGCAAATATGACTGTGTAG ACCTTGATGAGTGTGCAGCCGGCACCCACAAGTGCAGCCACCATGCTGTCTGTGTGAACACTCAAGGATACTACAAGTGCAGGTGCAAGTCTGGCTTCAGAGGCAATGGCTTTGAATGCTCTG TCAAGCCGTTTTATCAGAGGTCGTGGGATGGAGACAAAGGCAGCGCAGATGATTTCCTAAATG CCATCCCAGACTCCCAAGTGAGGCCCGGGATTCTGGGAGGCACGCTGGACAAGGAGGACATCAAAAATCTTATCCCTGAACCAGTCGCGACGGCACCTTCTAGGATCCGCCAACAGCCTTTtgactatgatgaagaggacTATGTTGGCCCGCTCACTGAGCAAAGACAGGTAGATGAATTTCCtgtggaagaagaggaaaaggaggaggaggaagatgaagacaaCCAGCTCAATCCAAGAGGAGACGTTTTCA TATCAGAGGACTTTGAGTCATTGTTCGGCCCGGCCACAGAAGTCAAAGAATTATCAATAGCACCAGTTCAGGAAG AGTTCATCATGGATTGCAACTTTGATCAGGGAGCATGTGAGTGGGTCCAAGACAAGGATGATGACATGGACTGGAGTGTAGCCTACCATAAAG GCACTGAGTACTACATGGCTATGAGTGGGCTCCTAGGGGAGCCGGAGGATATAGCCAAGCTGAAGCTGCTTCTCAGTGACCGCGCCCAGCAGGGCAGCTTCTGCCTCACCTTTGACTACCGCGTGGTGGGCCAAAATGTGGGAACTCTTAAGGTGCTGCTGGATAACAATGCTTACCCAGTATGGGAGCAGAGCCGAAGCAGAGACCAGGGCTGGCAGACAGAGCTCCTCACTGTGGCCTGGAAAGAGGAGGCACCAGAATCG ATTGTCTTTGAAGCTCAGCATGGGAAGGATGTTGGAGGAGAGATTGGGCTGGAAAATGTTGTGCTGACCTCAGGGCCCTGTCAAGAGGATGTCAGTCCATTTGTTTAG